Proteins found in one Fusarium oxysporum Fo47 chromosome V, complete sequence genomic segment:
- a CDS encoding Alpha/Beta hydrolase protein, which translates to MSYTTTATEEVTASFPSLKRLEIGPDEYPGLDPEWRNLWNTHGSSMIRADEVSIEEYRLNPAKYSFTYPTWKGPEVFHVEDRQIPVTTPEGLITIRVYTPEGPGPFPVHLNFHGGGWVLGGLQSEAAWCRHMCNKAAIKVIDVDYRMGPECRYPTAIYDCWDAVKWTIDNATELNVNPRSVSFGGLSAGGHMTAVLGHFARDEGIDIKLQLMIVPATDMRYCSPKIKQLTAENCPYESVLQLKDVPWGPLGREQWFLKYFVAEDADELEEKLNNEWILTPVIASNFKNLPRAHIVTAEFDLERDEGGYYGKLLKDGGNEVTMKRYSGCPHAFAHYNHPERGLTKSFEFIEDSTELLRYVHEFSI; encoded by the exons ATGTCTTATACTACGACAGCAACCGAAGAGGTCACAGCTTCATTCCCGAGCCTCAAGCGTTTAGAAATAGGACCAGATGAATACCCTGGCCTGGATCCGGAATGGCGAAACCTATGGAACACTCATGGAAGTTCCATGATTCGAGCTGATGAGGTCAGCATTGAAGAATACCGTCTCAATCCAGCAAAGTACAGCTTCACATATCCAACATGGAAAGGCCCCGAAGTCTTTCATGTTGAGGATAGACAAATCCCTGTGACAACGCCAGAAGGCCTGATCACGATCAGAGTCTACACTCCAGAAGGCCCCGGGCCGTTTCCTGTTCATCTCAACTTCCACGGTGGAGGTTGGGTACTGGGCGGTCTTCAATCGGAAGCGGCGTGGTGTCGACATATGTGCAACAAGGCGGCTATCAAAGTCATTGACGTTGACTATCGCATGGGTCCTGAATGTAGATATCCAACTGCTATTTACGACTGCTGGGATGCTGTGAAATGG ACCATAGACAACGCGACTGAGCTTAACGTCAACCCGAGAAGCGTTTCATTTGGTGGTCTTTCAGCCGGTGGTCACATGACTGCTGTTCTGGGCCACTTTGCTCGTGATGAGGGCATCGACATCAAGTTGCAGCTCATGATTGTCCCGGCCACAGACATGCGATACTGCAGCCCCAAGATAAAACAACTCACAGCAGAGAATTGTCCTTATGAGAGTGTTTTGCAACTCAAGGACGTACCGTGGGGACCTCTTGGGCGAGAACAATGGTTCTTGAAATATTTTGTTGCCGAGGATGCTG acgagcttgaggaaAAGCTGAACAATGAGTGGATTCTCACACCTGTCATCGCTTCAAACTTCAAAAACCTTCCTCGGGCGCACATCGTTACTGCAGAATTCGATCTGGAGCGAGATGAGGGGGGGTATTATGGGAAGTTGTTGAAGGATGGAGGGAATGAGGTCACTATGAAGCGTTATAGTGGTTGTCCTCATGCTTTTGCGCATTATAATCATCCGGAGAGGGGATTGACTAAGAGTTTCGAGTTCATTGAGGATTCGACTGAGTTGCTAAGATATGTGCATGagtttagtatataa
- a CDS encoding FAD dependent oxidoreductase — protein sequence MASDSIVIVGAGIIGLDVALVLSQQGYGKNITVIAEYLPGDTSPSYTSPWAGCNFSAISGTDSNAIKWDRHGYAHLKKLAAEDSDKSFVKRTPSIEFWDDNVPHDKIKAMADYLDDFKALSAQELPEGVKFGCAFTTLTVNAPAHCLYLYKRLREDFGVRFIRRKLGNIYEAYNNPATKVVFNCTGNAAKTLAGVQDEKCYPTRGQVLLVRASHVSTNVMRHGKDYETYVIPRPGSNGNVILGGYMQKGNDDSATYSSESESILQRTTELSTELQQREPEVLAAFAGMRPSREGGARIERDEILVNGERRVIVHNYGAGGTGFQAGYGMALDAVKSIEDILSTLPIRSLL from the exons ATGGCGTCTGATAGCATTGTCATCGTCGG GGCGGGAATCATTGGCCTCGATGTCGCTCTAGTTCTGTCTCAACAAGGCTATGGAAAGAATATCACGGTGATAGCCGAGTACCTCCCCGGCGACACTTCACCATCATACACCTCACCATG GGCTGGCTGCAACTTTTCCGCCATTTCTGGCACCGATTCCAATGCGATTAAATGGGATCGCCACGGCTATGCACACCTCAAGAAACTCGCTGCAGAAGATTCTGACAAGTCCTTCGTGAAAAGGACGCCATCAATTGAGTTCTGGGATGATAATGTGCCGCatgacaagatcaaggctatGGCTGAttatcttgatgat TTCAAAGCTCTGTCTGCTCAAGAACTTCCTGAAGGCGTCAAGTTCGGATGCGCGTTCACGACGTTGACCGTTAACGCGCCCGCTCACTGCCTATATCTGTACAAAAGACTGAGAGAAGACTTTGGTGTGCGGTTCATCCGCCGAAAACTCGGCAATATCTATGAAGCGTACAACAATCCGGCCACGAAAGTCGTCTTTAATTGCACAGGCAACGCAGCAAAGACACTTGCAGGTGTGCAAGACGAGAAGTGCTATCCAACTCGAGGCCAGGTTTTGCTCGTGAGGGCATCTCATGTCAGCACAAATGTCATGCGTCACGGCAAGGATTATGAGACGTATGTCATTCCGAGACCTGGATCAAATGGCAATGTCATTTTGGGAGGATACATGCAAAAGGGCAATGA TGATAGTGCCACGTATTCGTCGGAGAGCGAGTCCATCCTCCAAAGGACAACGGAACTAAGCACAGAGCTGCAGCAGAGGGAACCTGAAGTCTTGGCTGCATTCGCGGGCATGCGCCCATCTCGCGAAGGTGGCGCAAGAATTGAGCGTGATGAGATTCTTGTCAATGGAGAAAGACGTGTGATTGTGCATAATTATGGTGCTGGTGGTACAGGCTTTCAAGCTGGCTATGGCATGGCGCTGGATGCTGTCAAGAGCATCGAGGATATTCTCAGCACCCTTCCCATCAGGTCATTATTGTAA
- a CDS encoding POT family-domain-containing protein, translating to MTTEVNMEKKIESNPCDAKSIAGREEQWQGLRRVPDKLPKIALLILAVELGERFTYFGLSGPIQNYINNPYDPSSDLPGALGKGQAVATALGNFFKFWAYASTVIGAIVADQYLGKFRAICCACVIYVIGLIILVSTSTPTALLNNAGLGGLIAAMVTIGLGTGGIKANVTPMCAEQYQHSQPVLKTLKSGEEVIVDPELTVQRLFMWFYWVVNIGALSPLITVNVEAHHSFWLAYLVPLIAILISAAVFISGRNKYIRVPPVGSAILDACRTTSIAIKEKGFPNARPSVLRASGHNDKYPLASQERYTDEYVGDVQRGLKSCKMFLFFPFYFICWNQMWNNLISQAGTMALHGTPNDLLQNLDPIALCFFIPFLDLIVYPLLRKYRIDFDPVTRIFMGFMFASISMAYACVLQHYIYKSPPNSIHVWIQAPSYILVALSEAFVIITGLELAFTQAPKNLRSVISALFWLTIAVAAAICIALGAVSQDPYLVWMYGAVGISGFIAGCAFYACFYKGRKQHLSRDEIVIEGSLG from the exons ATGACGACTGAAGTTAacatggagaagaagattgagaGCAATCCTTGTGATGCTAAGAGCATTGCGGGACGTGAGGAGCAGTGGCAAGGTTTACGGAGGGTTCCTGATAAGTTACCCAAGATTGCgctgttgatcttggccGTCGAG CTTGGTGAGCGATTTACCTACTTTGGTCTCTCTGGACCGATCCAGAATTACATCAA CAACCCATATGATCCTAGCTCCGATCTGCCAGGCGCCCTTGGAAAAGGTCAGGCTGTTGCTACGGCCCTCGGAaacttcttcaagttctGGGCCTACGCTTCGACAGTCATTGGTGCCATCGTCGCTG ACCAATATCTTGGCAAGTTCCGAGCCATCTGCTGCGCCTGCGTCATCTATGTCATCggcctcatcatcctcgtctcGACTTCAACACCTACAGCCCTTCTTAACAATGCCGGCCTTGGAGGCCTCATCGCTGCCATGGTCACAATTGGTCTGGGAACTGGTGGTATCAAGGCCAATGTTACGCCTATGTGTGCTGAGCAGTATCAGCATTCGCAGCCGGTTCTCAAGACTCTCAAGTCAGGAGAGGAGGTCATTGTTGACCCAGAACTCACCGTGCAAAGACTCTTCATGTG GTTTTACTGGGTCGTCAACATTGGAGCTCTTTCACCGCTCATCACAGTCAACGTAGAAGCTCACCATTCGTTCTGGCTGGCGTACTTGGTTCCATTGAT TGCCATCCTCATATCCGCCGCTGTGTTCATCTCCGGTCGAAACAAGTACATCCGCGTTCCCCCAGTTGGCTCAGCCATTCTCGATGCGTGCCGCACTAccagcatcgccatcaaggagaagggctTCCCCAATGCACGGCCATCAGTCCTTAGAGCTTCAGGCCACAACGACAAATACCCATTGGCCAGTCAAGAGAGATACACTGATGAGTATGTTGGAGATGTCCAACGGGGACTCAAGAGCTGCAAG ATGTTCCTGTTCTTCCCGTTCTACTTCATCTGTTGGAACCAGATGTGGAATAACCTCATCTCCCAAGCCGGGACCATGGCTCTCCACGGAACACCCAATGATCTTCTCCAGAACCTCGATCCCATTGCcctttgcttcttcattcCCTTCCTCGACT TGATTGTATATCCCCTTCTGCGAAAGTACAGAATCGACTTTGACCCTGTAACCCGCATCTTCATGGGTTTCATGTTCGCCTCCATCTCAATGGCCTACGCCTGCGTCCTTCAGCATTATATCTACAAGTCACCACCAAACAGTATTCACGTTTGGATTCAAGCGCCATCTTATATCCTCGTGGCCTTGTCTGAAGCCTTTGTTATCATCACAGGTCTCGAGCTCGCCTTCACACAGGCTCCCAAGAA TCTTCGATCTGTCATCTCAGCTCTGTTCTGGCTGACCATCGCCGTCGCTGCTGCGATCTGCATCGCCCTCGGCGCAGTTTCTCAGGACCCATATCTCGTGTGGATGTATGGAGCTGTAGGTATTTCAGGGTTTATTGCTGGTTGCGCATTTTACGCTTGCTTCTATAAAGGGCGGAAACAACATCTTTCCCGAGATGAGATCGTCATCGAAGGCAGTTTAGGA